In a single window of the Desulfovibrio mangrovi genome:
- the infB gene encoding translation initiation factor IF-2 produces the protein MSDDKTKVKDLSADLGVSVKDLMTMLRELGIPAKSAMSALNAEDIPRIKDRAKNGPSQREVLRKETASGVIVRRRQSTEGGSRPARSQKPADTPARIVRPESVSAPIAEAPRARIIKPAEAAAPQAAETSSVRIIKPASDVTAEAPQQSAPAQAEAARTERPAPAEPVEIKAAAAPASPEQAAPAEKPAAPAQVKPEAEARPSASDDAEGDDEAARKKKKKKPKKREEFSAPQVRIISLPDPEPVKPKAPAERFERTFDNRGDNRGDNRGDYRGDRNDNRGGYRGPQGGGQGDRGGQADRPRPAGGYQRPGGPRPDSRDGRDDRDSRGGQRPGGAPRPGGAPRPGGAPRPGGAPRPGGGFQRPAPDMPVPGSDESRKRHAKTKRTVEFGRSDTDEFGKKGARGAKKGSKDQAMAASDEWARGRKPKRGKRKELTGSTQPLKAAKRKIKVDEAIRVSDMAHQMGVKGSEVIKVLMQLGVFATINQSLDIETATLVCAEFDYEVEKVGFSEEDLLLPRAQDIDTEENLRPRPPVVTIMGHVDHGKTSLLDAIRKSSITSGEAGGITQHIGAYHVSTKRGELCFLDTPGHEAFTAMRARGAKVTDIVILVVAADDGVMEQTREAISHAKAAEVPIVVAVNKIDKEAANPDRVMRELSEQGLVAEDWGGDTIFAKVSAKTREGLDDLLELLALQSEILELRANPDKLARGHIVEAKLDKGRGPVATVLVQEGTLKQGDVFVCGTFSGRVRAMFDDQGQKVTTAGPSTPVEVQGFDGVPEAGEEFVALEDERVARRIAEQRAVKMRERTLARESKVTLETFLSRRPDAQEAQTLNVVLKADVQGSVEAIIEALRKQATDKVKVDVIHSGAGSITESDILLASASDAVIIGFNVRPTVKVKEVADREGVDIRFYDIIYKLVEEIKAAMAGMLAPVIKEVYLGQAEVRETFSVPKVGIIAGCIVEDGKITRNAGVRLLRNGVVIYTGKISSLRRFKDDMKEVAKGYECGIGLENFNDIKVGDAIEAFDTVEEAATL, from the coding sequence ATGAGTGACGACAAGACAAAAGTAAAAGATTTATCCGCCGACCTTGGCGTATCCGTCAAGGATCTTATGACCATGCTCAGGGAGCTCGGCATTCCTGCCAAGAGCGCCATGAGCGCACTGAACGCGGAAGACATTCCGCGCATCAAGGACCGTGCGAAGAACGGCCCTTCGCAGCGCGAAGTGCTGCGCAAGGAAACTGCTTCCGGCGTCATTGTACGCCGTCGGCAGAGCACCGAAGGCGGCTCCCGCCCTGCACGCTCTCAGAAGCCTGCAGACACTCCGGCCCGCATTGTCCGGCCCGAGTCTGTTTCCGCGCCCATTGCCGAGGCTCCCAGAGCCCGCATCATCAAGCCCGCGGAGGCAGCAGCACCTCAGGCAGCCGAAACTTCTTCTGTTCGCATTATCAAGCCTGCGAGCGATGTGACCGCTGAAGCCCCCCAGCAGTCCGCACCGGCACAGGCGGAAGCTGCTCGCACCGAGCGCCCCGCACCCGCCGAACCTGTTGAAATCAAGGCTGCCGCAGCACCGGCAAGTCCGGAACAGGCCGCACCTGCTGAAAAGCCCGCCGCGCCTGCTCAGGTAAAGCCCGAAGCTGAAGCCCGTCCCAGCGCTTCCGATGATGCGGAAGGCGATGATGAGGCTGCACGCAAGAAGAAAAAGAAGAAGCCCAAGAAGCGCGAAGAATTCTCCGCTCCTCAGGTGCGTATTATTTCCCTGCCCGATCCCGAACCGGTGAAGCCCAAGGCTCCGGCCGAACGTTTCGAGCGCACCTTCGATAACCGTGGTGACAATCGCGGCGACAATCGCGGCGATTATCGCGGAGACCGCAACGACAACCGTGGCGGTTACCGGGGTCCTCAGGGTGGCGGCCAGGGCGATCGTGGCGGTCAGGCTGACCGTCCGCGTCCCGCAGGTGGGTATCAGCGTCCCGGCGGTCCCCGTCCGGATTCCCGTGACGGCCGTGACGACAGAGACTCCCGTGGCGGACAGCGCCCCGGCGGTGCTCCGCGTCCCGGTGGTGCTCCGCGTCCTGGTGGTGCTCCGCGTCCCGGTGGCGCTCCCCGTCCCGGCGGTGGTTTCCAACGCCCTGCACCCGACATGCCCGTTCCTGGATCCGACGAATCCCGCAAGCGTCACGCCAAGACCAAGCGTACGGTCGAATTCGGGCGCAGCGATACCGACGAGTTCGGCAAAAAGGGTGCACGCGGTGCCAAGAAGGGCAGCAAAGATCAGGCAATGGCGGCTTCCGATGAATGGGCACGCGGCCGCAAGCCCAAGCGCGGCAAGCGCAAAGAGCTTACCGGTTCCACCCAGCCCCTCAAGGCTGCCAAGCGCAAAATCAAGGTTGATGAAGCCATACGTGTATCCGACATGGCTCACCAGATGGGCGTGAAGGGCTCCGAGGTCATCAAGGTCCTCATGCAGCTCGGCGTATTCGCCACCATCAACCAGTCTCTTGATATCGAAACGGCAACTCTGGTGTGTGCCGAATTCGACTACGAAGTGGAAAAGGTGGGTTTCTCCGAAGAAGATCTCCTGCTGCCCCGCGCACAGGATATCGATACCGAAGAGAACCTGCGCCCCCGTCCGCCCGTGGTTACCATCATGGGTCACGTTGACCATGGTAAGACCTCGCTGCTCGACGCCATCCGCAAATCCAGCATCACCTCTGGCGAAGCAGGCGGCATCACCCAGCATATCGGTGCTTACCATGTCAGCACCAAGCGCGGCGAACTGTGCTTCCTTGATACTCCCGGCCACGAAGCGTTTACCGCCATGCGTGCCCGTGGAGCCAAGGTAACGGACATCGTTATCCTTGTGGTAGCAGCCGACGACGGCGTGATGGAGCAGACCCGAGAAGCTATCAGCCACGCCAAGGCCGCTGAAGTGCCGATCGTGGTTGCCGTGAACAAGATCGACAAGGAAGCCGCCAACCCCGACCGCGTCATGCGCGAACTCTCTGAACAGGGACTCGTGGCTGAAGACTGGGGCGGCGACACCATTTTCGCCAAGGTTTCCGCCAAGACCCGAGAAGGCCTTGACGACCTGCTGGAACTGCTGGCCCTGCAGTCCGAAATCCTCGAACTGCGCGCCAACCCCGACAAGCTTGCCCGCGGCCACATTGTGGAAGCCAAGCTGGACAAGGGGCGCGGTCCCGTGGCTACCGTACTGGTGCAGGAAGGTACCCTCAAGCAGGGCGACGTGTTCGTCTGCGGCACCTTCTCCGGCCGTGTACGCGCCATGTTCGACGATCAGGGTCAGAAGGTTACCACCGCAGGTCCCTCCACCCCCGTGGAAGTACAGGGCTTTGACGGCGTACCGGAAGCCGGTGAAGAGTTCGTGGCTCTTGAAGACGAAAGAGTCGCACGCCGCATCGCGGAACAGCGCGCCGTCAAGATGCGCGAGCGCACGCTGGCCCGCGAATCCAAGGTGACGCTGGAAACCTTCCTGTCCCGTCGTCCCGACGCGCAGGAAGCCCAGACCCTCAACGTGGTCCTCAAGGCCGACGTGCAGGGCTCCGTGGAAGCAATCATCGAAGCACTGCGCAAGCAGGCGACCGACAAGGTCAAGGTGGACGTCATCCACAGCGGCGCCGGTTCCATCACGGAATCCGACATCCTGCTGGCCTCCGCGTCCGATGCCGTCATCATCGGCTTCAACGTCCGTCCCACCGTGAAGGTGAAGGAAGTTGCGGACCGCGAAGGTGTGGATATCCGCTTCTACGACATCATCTACAAGCTCGTGGAAGAAATCAAAGCCGCCATGGCGGGCATGCTCGCACCCGTCATCAAAGAGGTTTACCTCGGTCAGGCGGAAGTGCGCGAGACCTTCAGCGTGCCCAAGGTCGGCATCATCGCCGGCTGCATCGTGGAAGACGGCAAGATCACCCGCAACGCCGGCGTACGCCTGTTGCGCAACGGTGTGGTTATCTACACCGGAAAGATCTCGTCTCTGAGACGCTTCAAGGACGACATGAAGGAAGTGGCCAAGGGCTACGAATGTGGTATCGGCCTTGAAAACTTCAACGACATCAAGGTCGGAGACGCCATCGAAGCCTTCGACACCGTTGAAGAAGCCGCCACCCTCTAA
- the rimP gene encoding ribosome maturation factor RimP: MSGNTRHSRILAIVEPIVESMNLSLWGLELGAGPKLVVRIYVEGPEGVNIDQCADISRHVGLALEVEEAISGAYILEVSSPGLERPFFTPAQMTAYAGSPVVVMLREPHGDFSGRRKFPGTLQGVDGDAITLTLPEEEGVLTVHWNDIKKAHLVHVFPDTSKGKKKR, translated from the coding sequence ATGAGCGGCAACACAAGGCACTCACGAATCCTCGCAATCGTTGAACCGATTGTCGAATCCATGAACCTCTCCCTGTGGGGACTTGAGCTCGGCGCAGGCCCCAAGCTTGTGGTGCGCATCTACGTTGAAGGTCCCGAAGGCGTGAACATTGACCAGTGCGCGGACATTTCCCGCCACGTCGGTCTGGCTCTTGAAGTGGAAGAAGCGATTTCCGGCGCTTATATCCTGGAAGTCTCCTCTCCCGGTCTGGAGCGCCCCTTCTTTACCCCCGCGCAGATGACCGCGTATGCGGGCAGCCCCGTGGTTGTCATGCTGCGCGAGCCGCACGGTGACTTTTCCGGTCGACGCAAATTCCCGGGAACCCTGCAGGGCGTGGATGGCGATGCCATCACCCTTACGCTTCCCGAAGAAGAGGGTGTACTCACCGTACACTGGAACGATATCAAGAAAGCGCATCTGGTCCACGTGTTTCCGGACACGAGCAAGGGCAAGAAGAAGCGCTAG
- a CDS encoding YlxR family protein has translation MADTIRKAHAPTRMCVICRSKHAKGELLRYVCPPAGNNDNALVFDPKQVLPGRGYYICTNPDCAQRFTRFKVRRK, from the coding sequence ATGGCTGATACTATCCGGAAAGCACATGCGCCCACGCGCATGTGCGTAATATGCAGAAGCAAACACGCAAAGGGCGAGCTTCTGCGATACGTCTGCCCCCCGGCGGGGAACAATGACAACGCACTTGTCTTCGATCCGAAACAGGTGCTTCCGGGCCGGGGTTATTACATCTGCACCAATCCTGACTGCGCGCAACGATTCACGCGGTTCAAGGTTCGGCGGAAGTAA
- the nusA gene encoding transcription termination factor NusA, whose protein sequence is MSMELKKAIDQISKDRGLDREMLIDTLEEAVRTSVVRKYGDDLDVEVSFNEETGEIEVFQFKIVTKEVENEVTQISLEEAREHDPSVQLDDEMGFRLKVEDLGRIAAQSAKQVIIQRMRDAEQEIIYDEFKDRLGDIISGIVQRRDKSGWIINLGRTEALLPKDEQIPREHYKRGDRVQALIIEVRKEGRGPQVIVSRSHPDYMSALFKREVPEVDDNTVVIMNVARDPGSRAKAAVMSRDRDVDPVGACVGIRGSRIQNIVQELRGERIDIVVWSADVATYARNALSPAMISRIIVDEEENMLEVVVPDDQLTNAIGRKGQNVKLASKLLGWKIDIFTESRYNEANAIGKGLEQLASVAEVPLEVFVEAGFQTIESLRNATDEELESVPGLTASKISDLRTAINFLSSAVGDTSDEQPADAQEAEVAPEGNVDGEETE, encoded by the coding sequence ATGAGCATGGAACTCAAAAAAGCCATAGACCAGATCAGCAAGGACAGAGGCCTTGATCGCGAAATGCTGATCGATACGCTGGAAGAAGCGGTACGCACCTCTGTTGTCCGCAAGTATGGCGATGATCTGGACGTGGAAGTGAGCTTCAACGAGGAAACCGGCGAAATCGAGGTTTTCCAGTTCAAGATCGTGACCAAGGAAGTAGAGAACGAGGTTACCCAGATTTCTCTCGAAGAAGCCCGGGAACACGACCCCTCCGTACAGCTTGACGACGAAATGGGCTTCCGCCTCAAGGTGGAAGACCTTGGCCGTATTGCCGCACAGTCCGCCAAGCAGGTGATCATCCAGCGCATGCGTGATGCTGAGCAGGAAATCATCTACGACGAATTCAAGGACCGTCTGGGCGATATCATCAGTGGTATCGTGCAGCGTCGCGACAAATCCGGCTGGATCATCAACCTTGGCCGCACGGAAGCCCTGCTGCCCAAGGACGAACAGATTCCCCGCGAGCACTACAAGCGCGGCGACCGCGTTCAGGCCCTGATCATCGAAGTGCGCAAGGAAGGCCGTGGCCCGCAGGTCATCGTCTCCCGTTCGCACCCCGACTACATGTCTGCCCTGTTCAAGCGCGAAGTGCCTGAAGTGGATGACAACACCGTGGTCATCATGAACGTTGCCCGAGATCCGGGCAGCCGCGCCAAGGCCGCTGTCATGTCCCGCGATCGCGACGTCGATCCGGTGGGCGCATGCGTCGGCATCCGCGGTTCCCGCATCCAGAACATCGTTCAGGAACTGCGCGGCGAACGCATCGACATCGTCGTATGGAGCGCGGATGTGGCCACCTATGCCCGCAACGCCCTGTCTCCGGCCATGATCAGCCGCATCATCGTTGATGAGGAAGAGAACATGCTGGAAGTGGTGGTGCCGGACGACCAGCTCACCAACGCTATTGGCCGCAAGGGCCAGAACGTGAAGCTTGCCTCCAAGCTTCTGGGCTGGAAGATCGATATCTTTACGGAAAGCCGCTACAACGAAGCCAATGCCATCGGCAAGGGCCTCGAACAGCTTGCCAGCGTAGCCGAAGTGCCGCTGGAAGTCTTTGTGGAAGCCGGTTTCCAGACTATTGAAAGCCTGCGTAACGCCACCGATGAAGAGTTGGAAAGCGTGCCGGGCCTTACCGCCTCCAAGATCTCGGACCTTCGGACCGCGATCAACTTCCTGTCTTCCGCCGTCGGAGACACGAGCGACGAGCAGCCCGCCGACGCTCAGGAAGCAGAGGTTGCGCCGGAAGGTAATGTGGACGGTGAGGAAACGGAATAA
- a CDS encoding Rrf2 family transcriptional regulator: MKLTTRSRYGTRMLLDIAMNQEDGPVSIKDIAMRQEISLKYLEKLMRVLKKDGYIKSRLGAHGGYVLAKDPKDIPIGDVAYSLEKTAPCYDCDERQNCCPRMHVCLTRTIWEEAAKAMYNKLNTFTLADLIRDTALCPKNQPDSVPPRV, translated from the coding sequence ATGAAGCTGACCACACGAAGCCGTTACGGCACCCGCATGCTGCTCGACATCGCCATGAATCAGGAAGATGGTCCCGTATCCATCAAGGATATCGCCATGCGGCAGGAAATTTCTCTGAAATATCTGGAAAAGCTCATGCGCGTGCTCAAGAAGGACGGCTACATCAAGAGCCGTCTCGGTGCGCACGGCGGATATGTTCTTGCCAAGGACCCCAAAGACATCCCCATCGGCGATGTGGCCTATTCGCTGGAAAAGACCGCCCCCTGCTACGACTGCGATGAACGTCAGAACTGCTGCCCGCGCATGCATGTGTGCCTTACCCGAACCATATGGGAAGAGGCCGCCAAGGCCATGTACAACAAGCTGAACACGTTCACGCTGGCGGACCTTATCCGCGACACCGCGCTCTGTCCCAAGAACCAGCCGGACTCCGTGCCCCCGCGAGTGTAA